The Hippoglossus hippoglossus isolate fHipHip1 chromosome 19, fHipHip1.pri, whole genome shotgun sequence genome has a segment encoding these proteins:
- the LOC117753446 gene encoding FERM domain-containing protein 6-like: protein MRTKQKRRVCILLPNKQHLDCTVTVKARAQEVLTSVLKQLGVTDLYIFSLAVLRDNEYLFLDLGLKLSKYFGKRWNRSSITVPFIVFLRVQYYIENGQLILSSKVQQLYYTELRQKVLRSQSRQQEALFFQLAASALQAEVGDLERRDGNEEEEEERCYFLPEDYFPSWLIKRRGRDYLLQHGPALHSDLRGVTRSQAMLQFIKEAGSLQDGPVTFYRMRQNKREQRSSILLGVVVKGVHIYEEVEGKLCLLYDLSWTNIDRFTFQGRRFEVAAVGSLCLPELVYYTHSAFHSKHVLRHLTDSHRLHIDTRDAVSYIQQLEDMEASHFYKEAYICDTAGLRKRLQTDNLTSSMSDCSAAAGTSTAWSKEEEEEEAEEDEESFTEVELCVDEPEEVFVDDPAEVSWLAELIRGASVDGAVVFPSSWEAITMEMK, encoded by the exons ATGAGGACGAAACAGAAGCGACGAGTGTGCATCCTTCTGCCCAACAAGCAGCACCTGGACTGTACCGTCACA GTGAAAGCCAGAGCCCAGGAGGTGTTGACCAGCGTTTTGAAGCAGCTCGGCGTCACTGATCTCTACATCTTCAGCCTGGCTGTTCTCAGAG ATAATGAATATCTCTTTCTTGATTTGGGCCTGAAGTTGAGCAAGTACTTTGGCAAAAGATGGAACAGAAGCTCAATAACA GTCCCCTTCATCGTATTTCTGAGGGTGCAGTATTATATAGAGAATGGGCAGCTGATATT GAGCAGCAAAGTGCAGCAGCTCTACTACACTGAGCTGAGGCAGAAGGTGCTGCGCTCACAGAGCCGCCAGCAGGAAGCTCTGTTCTTCCAGCTCGCAGCTTCTGCTCTTCAGGCTGAAGTTGGAGATCTGGAGCGGAGAGATGggaatgaagaagaggaggaggaaagatgTTACTTCCTTCCTGAAGATTACTTCCCCTCCTGG CTGATTAAACGTCGAGGGCGAGACTACCTGCTCCAGCACGGCCCTGCGTTGCACAGCGACCTGAGAGGTGTGACACGCAGCCAGGCCATGCTGCAGTTTATCAAAGAGGCCGGCAGCCTGCAGGACGGACCGGTCACCTTCTACAGGATGAGACAG aataaaagagagCAGAGAAGTTCAATCCTTCTTGGGGTGGTGGTGAAAGGAGTCCATATTTATGAG gAGGTGGAAGGGAAACTGTGTCTGTTGTACGATCTTTCTTGGACCAACATCGACCGCTTCACTTTCCAG GGAAGACGGTTTGAAGTCGCTGCCGTCGggtctctgtgtctccctgaGCTGGTGTATTACACTCACTCTGCCTTCCACTCCAAACACGTCCTGAGGCACCTCACCGACAGTCACCGGCTGCACATTGACACCAGAGACGCAGTCAGCTAcatccagcagctggaggacaTGGAGG CCAGTCACTTCTACAAAGAGGCCTACATCTGTGACACAGCAGGCCTGAGAAAGCGGCTTCAAACCGACAACCTCACGTCCTCCATGTCTGACTGCAGTGCTGCAGCGGGAACAAGCACGGCCTGGtccaaagaggaggaggaagaggaggcggaggaagatgaagagtcTTTCACAG AGGTTGAGTTGTGCGTCGATGAACCAGAGGAGGTTTTTGTTGATGACCCAGCGGAGGTGTCCTGGCTGGCTGAGCTGATCCGCGGTGCGTCTGTCGATGGAGCCGTAGTGTTCCCTTCCTCTTGGGAAG CCATCACCATGGAAATGAAGTAG